A genomic region of Hydrogenovibrio crunogenus contains the following coding sequences:
- the soxZ gene encoding thiosulfate oxidation carrier complex protein SoxZ, translating into MSIKIRMRGKSKGGVAEVKALIKHKMESGARMNKKTGKPYPAEFINMVEVTVNGTKAVDAQWSGAVSANPYMGVKVKANKGDEVTLSLADNTGKKGTETIKLR; encoded by the coding sequence ATGTCAATTAAAATCAGAATGCGTGGAAAATCTAAAGGTGGCGTTGCTGAAGTAAAAGCACTAATCAAGCACAAAATGGAATCTGGTGCTCGTATGAACAAAAAAACAGGCAAGCCATATCCTGCTGAGTTCATCAACATGGTTGAAGTTACTGTAAACGGAACTAAAGCAGTTGATGCTCAATGGTCTGGTGCTGTTTCTGCAAACCCTTACATGGGTGTTAAAGTTAAAGCTAACAAAGGTGACGAAGTTACTCTTTCTCTAGCTGACAACACTGGTAAAAAAGGAACTGAAACAATTAAGCTAAGATAA
- the soxY gene encoding thiosulfate oxidation carrier protein SoxY: protein MKRRSFLKGTLATGAAAVAVNAGLLTPSTVLAAWNKKAFEAKTTDDALNATFGSASVAKSGDIELNAPAIAENGAVTPIKVDASKMSGVESIAILASKNPMPLVCEYSFSGPAIGYVSTRIKMGETQNVMAVVKAGGKLYKAEQEVKVTIGGCGG from the coding sequence ATGAAACGTAGATCTTTCCTTAAAGGTACCCTTGCAACTGGTGCAGCTGCTGTCGCAGTTAACGCTGGTCTTCTAACACCTTCAACTGTACTAGCAGCTTGGAACAAAAAAGCATTCGAAGCTAAAACAACTGATGATGCGCTAAACGCAACTTTCGGTAGTGCATCAGTTGCTAAATCAGGTGACATCGAACTTAATGCTCCAGCTATTGCTGAAAACGGTGCTGTAACACCTATTAAGGTTGATGCTTCTAAAATGTCTGGTGTTGAGTCTATCGCAATCCTAGCTAGCAAAAACCCTATGCCTTTAGTTTGTGAATATAGCTTCTCTGGCCCTGCAATTGGTTATGTTTCTACACGTATCAAAATGGGTGAAACACAAAACGTAATGGCAGTTGTTAAAGCTGGTGGTAAATTATACAAAGCAGAACAAGAAGTTAAAGTAACAATCGGTGGTTGTGGTGGTTAA
- the soxX gene encoding sulfur oxidation c-type cytochrome SoxX, translating into MLKTKMKQLLTALTISTAMVSAPLATQAADKGANNIEAGKKLAFSRSKGNCLACHMVPGGNLPGNIGPALIAMKLRYPDKQKLYDKVWGTPDTQVPDSMMPPFGQNGILSDDEIQKIVDFIYTL; encoded by the coding sequence ATGTTGAAAACGAAAATGAAGCAATTACTAACTGCTCTGACCATCTCAACAGCAATGGTCTCAGCACCTTTAGCGACTCAAGCAGCCGATAAAGGTGCTAATAATATTGAAGCAGGTAAAAAATTAGCTTTCAGTCGCTCAAAAGGAAACTGTCTAGCTTGTCATATGGTTCCTGGTGGAAACCTACCTGGTAACATTGGACCAGCGTTAATTGCAATGAAATTACGCTATCCTGACAAACAAAAATTGTATGACAAGGTTTGGGGTACACCAGATACACAGGTTCCAGACAGCATGATGCCTCCGTTCGGACAAAACGGAATCTTATCAGACGATGAAATTCAAAAAATTGTTGATTTCATCTATACGCTATAA
- a CDS encoding M48 family metalloprotease: MLLRFLLLYCFCLPLAFASNNLPDLGAPDLKDYDSHTETQLGQAFSTALHTHYDLVYDPIMLSYIRRIGEKITSETGKNRNFSFFIIDNPEINAFAGPNGVIGIHTGLIASAQSEDELASVIAHEVAHVTQRHLSRTFEYQSNVNTASIASLIAAILIGSQDPSAGIATYMGAMGLNIQQQLKNSRIYESEADYFGIKYLNQAGYSPYAMGEFFGRLSKEMQIYEGTPPEILLTHPVTANRLAKANDRAAQLKTESQLLKSDSLTLVQLRLNFVTKTQTQTYNTKTLSSSETCYLNNLKNLSDQGLSRPQYDLSCLKAASEQNPKERLYKLLLAKIKTETGDSSALQDYEYLTAVYPSDFSIVYLYAKSLISFNRTQEAIQLLTQKTPKFHYQYLLYSELSKLYAEKNQNDYSYYYDALANYNIGNLPKSTFLVNQAEKITKNKKSKLYQKIIQLKNELDKISQKQQRNQPS, encoded by the coding sequence ATGCTTTTGAGGTTTTTGCTTTTATATTGTTTTTGCTTACCATTGGCATTTGCTTCAAACAACCTGCCAGACTTGGGCGCTCCTGATTTAAAAGATTATGACAGCCATACAGAAACACAACTGGGACAAGCTTTTTCAACAGCCCTCCATACCCATTATGACCTAGTCTACGACCCTATCATGCTGAGTTATATACGAAGAATCGGTGAGAAAATCACCAGTGAAACCGGCAAAAACAGAAACTTTAGCTTCTTTATTATTGACAACCCTGAAATCAATGCCTTTGCTGGCCCTAATGGGGTAATTGGAATTCATACGGGATTAATCGCCTCTGCTCAGTCTGAAGATGAACTGGCTTCAGTTATCGCACACGAAGTAGCGCATGTCACCCAAAGACATCTTTCACGCACATTTGAATATCAGAGTAACGTCAACACAGCCAGCATTGCTTCATTAATTGCGGCTATATTGATAGGATCGCAAGACCCAAGCGCAGGGATTGCAACCTACATGGGGGCAATGGGTCTCAATATCCAACAACAACTTAAAAACTCTCGAATCTATGAAAGTGAAGCGGATTATTTTGGCATTAAATACCTGAACCAAGCAGGCTACAGCCCTTATGCGATGGGAGAGTTTTTTGGGCGCTTATCTAAGGAAATGCAAATCTATGAAGGTACGCCACCAGAAATATTATTAACACACCCTGTCACAGCAAACCGTCTTGCAAAAGCGAATGATCGTGCTGCTCAGCTAAAAACTGAATCACAGCTTCTTAAGAGCGACTCATTAACTTTAGTTCAGCTTCGTTTAAACTTTGTCACAAAAACACAAACTCAAACGTACAATACCAAAACGCTTTCATCTTCTGAAACCTGCTATCTCAATAACTTGAAAAATCTATCAGATCAAGGTTTAAGTCGTCCTCAATATGACTTAAGTTGCCTGAAAGCCGCATCTGAACAAAACCCAAAAGAAAGACTCTATAAACTACTCTTAGCGAAAATTAAGACAGAAACAGGCGATTCATCTGCATTACAAGACTATGAATATTTAACAGCCGTCTACCCGTCAGACTTCAGCATCGTGTATTTATACGCTAAGAGCCTAATCAGCTTTAATCGAACACAAGAAGCCATTCAGTTACTCACCCAGAAAACCCCTAAGTTTCATTATCAATATTTACTGTATTCAGAGCTTTCAAAGCTGTATGCGGAAAAAAACCAGAATGATTACAGTTACTACTATGATGCATTGGCAAACTATAATATTGGGAACCTTCCCAAAAGCACTTTTTTGGTCAATCAAGCTGAGAAGATCACAAAAAATAAAAAATCAAAGCTTTATCAAAAGATCATTCAATTAAAAAATGAACTCGATAAAATTTCTCAAAAACAACAACGGAATCAACCGTCATAA
- a CDS encoding sulfurtransferase TusA family protein, which translates to MKSPFLLDVKKLPCPLPLVKLKKALAEVDIHQQNIQLSVTDKSALKDIPAFCVSQGLVSSVVEDNDAEIVFLISAKG; encoded by the coding sequence GTGAAATCCCCTTTTTTATTAGATGTTAAGAAGCTTCCTTGTCCTTTGCCTTTGGTTAAGCTTAAAAAGGCATTGGCAGAGGTCGATATTCATCAGCAAAATATTCAGTTAAGCGTAACCGATAAATCAGCTTTAAAAGATATTCCGGCTTTTTGTGTAAGTCAGGGGTTGGTGTCATCCGTTGTGGAAGATAATGATGCCGAAATTGTGTTTTTAATTTCAGCCAAAGGATGA
- the galU gene encoding UTP--glucose-1-phosphate uridylyltransferase GalU: MSYKKLTKAVIPVAGLGTRFLPATKAIPKEMLTVVDKPLIQYIIHEAAEAGITDIILVTHSSKGAIENHFDKHYELEAELEIRGKKDRLESLKEITPKGVRIVSVRQPEALGLGHAILCASPIIADNEPFAVLLPDVLMHHSVKGCLAQMTEQYRKMHTSVVALEAVPDDQVEKYGIAAVKGPDLRIVELVEKPKPADAPSNLSVVGRYIFTPRLMEILKTTKPGAGGEIQLTDAMDELLNEEVMFGFEFKNGQTYDCGDKLGYLQANVEYALRDKALGKGFKAYLKSLKLS; the protein is encoded by the coding sequence ATGTCGTATAAGAAATTAACAAAAGCCGTTATTCCTGTAGCTGGGTTGGGCACCCGTTTTTTGCCAGCAACAAAAGCCATTCCGAAGGAGATGTTGACGGTCGTAGATAAGCCTTTAATTCAATATATTATTCACGAAGCAGCTGAAGCCGGGATTACCGATATTATTCTGGTGACTCATTCAAGTAAAGGGGCAATCGAAAATCACTTTGATAAGCATTATGAGTTGGAAGCGGAGTTAGAAATTAGGGGGAAAAAGGACCGTCTTGAATCCTTGAAAGAGATTACGCCAAAAGGCGTTCGAATTGTCAGTGTGCGCCAGCCTGAAGCTTTAGGGTTGGGTCATGCTATTTTATGCGCATCCCCAATTATAGCCGATAACGAGCCGTTCGCGGTCTTGTTACCGGATGTGTTGATGCATCATTCAGTTAAAGGTTGTTTGGCTCAGATGACAGAGCAGTATCGAAAAATGCATACCAGTGTGGTGGCATTGGAGGCGGTGCCGGATGACCAAGTTGAAAAATATGGTATTGCTGCGGTAAAAGGACCTGATCTTAGAATTGTAGAACTGGTAGAAAAACCAAAGCCAGCGGATGCACCTTCCAACCTGTCTGTTGTCGGGCGCTATATTTTTACACCAAGATTGATGGAAATTTTAAAAACCACTAAGCCAGGAGCTGGCGGTGAGATTCAGCTTACTGATGCGATGGACGAATTGCTGAATGAAGAAGTCATGTTTGGTTTCGAATTTAAAAATGGCCAGACGTATGATTGTGGGGACAAGTTAGGCTATCTCCAAGCAAATGTTGAATACGCATTAAGAGATAAAGCTTTGGGGAAAGGGTTTAAAGCTTACTTAAAATCGTTGAAGTTAAGTTGA
- the pgi gene encoding glucose-6-phosphate isomerase, translating to MGVETSSAWQALQLHSDSGMGSVHLSKLFQDTSRQDDFSLELSDIYVDFSKNRITQETIQLLIELAEQQKLPKEIHRLMTGEHVNDTEDRPALHTALRALSKDVSGVAETVQPDIEQVLRKMELMTKKIRSGHWRGYSGKPITDVVNIGVGGSDLGPLMITHSLQTMSSPINLHFISSIDGTQTSNLLRGLKQETTLFILASKSFTTIDTLSNAETAKDWLKECIKDERVILSQHFIGVSTKPDKMQEWGIPPENQLMFWDWVGGRYSLWSAIGFPIALKIGMDGFRELLQGAHEMDQHFATADLKKNIPVILALIDIWNINFLNIHDKAILPYDARLRYLPAYLEQLVMESNGKSVARSGESVPYKTCPVLWGEVGPNAQHAFYQLLHQGTQAVMCDFIAPVERDDFDADSHTERDESLRHQHELALANCFAQSRVLMLGDNAIPSDLKASFDSPFKHYPGNQPSNTILIKTISAKTLGMLVAMYEHKTYVESVIWEINPFDQWGVELGKLIAKETYNAIKDQPLADSFDSSTKGLIDRVVK from the coding sequence ATGGGCGTTGAGACATCATCCGCATGGCAAGCGTTACAGCTTCATAGCGACTCCGGAATGGGGTCCGTTCATTTGTCGAAACTATTTCAAGATACGAGTCGGCAAGATGATTTTTCTTTAGAGTTATCGGACATATATGTTGATTTCTCAAAGAACCGTATTACACAGGAAACCATCCAGCTTTTAATCGAGTTAGCCGAACAGCAGAAATTGCCGAAAGAAATTCATCGTCTTATGACTGGTGAGCATGTTAATGATACCGAAGATAGACCTGCTTTACACACTGCGCTGAGAGCCTTAAGTAAAGATGTTTCGGGAGTCGCGGAAACGGTTCAACCTGATATTGAGCAGGTATTGCGGAAAATGGAGTTGATGACTAAAAAGATTCGCTCTGGCCATTGGCGAGGTTACAGTGGTAAGCCGATCACGGATGTAGTGAATATTGGAGTGGGAGGATCGGATTTAGGGCCACTAATGATCACCCATAGTTTGCAAACGATGAGTTCTCCCATCAATTTGCATTTCATTTCCTCAATTGACGGCACACAAACCTCTAATCTGCTTAGAGGGCTTAAACAAGAAACCACGTTATTCATTCTTGCATCCAAGTCTTTTACAACCATTGATACTCTTTCCAATGCTGAAACGGCCAAAGATTGGTTGAAAGAATGCATTAAGGATGAGCGAGTTATTCTTTCACAGCATTTTATTGGGGTCTCAACAAAACCGGATAAAATGCAAGAATGGGGAATTCCGCCCGAAAACCAATTAATGTTTTGGGATTGGGTCGGAGGGCGTTATTCACTTTGGTCTGCAATAGGTTTTCCGATCGCACTGAAAATTGGTATGGATGGGTTTCGTGAGTTGCTGCAAGGTGCACATGAAATGGATCAGCATTTTGCAACAGCGGATTTGAAGAAGAATATACCGGTTATTTTGGCTTTAATTGATATTTGGAATATCAACTTTTTAAACATTCATGATAAGGCCATTTTGCCTTATGATGCTCGGTTGCGTTATTTGCCAGCGTATCTTGAGCAGTTGGTTATGGAAAGTAATGGTAAATCCGTTGCGCGTTCGGGTGAGTCTGTTCCTTATAAGACTTGTCCTGTTCTATGGGGGGAAGTGGGGCCGAATGCACAGCATGCTTTTTATCAACTTCTGCACCAGGGAACGCAAGCTGTTATGTGCGATTTCATTGCACCCGTTGAGCGGGATGACTTTGATGCGGACTCACATACTGAACGAGATGAAAGTTTAAGACACCAGCATGAGTTGGCACTGGCGAATTGCTTTGCCCAGTCTCGAGTTTTAATGTTGGGGGACAACGCTATTCCTTCAGATTTAAAAGCCAGTTTTGATTCTCCTTTTAAACATTATCCAGGCAACCAGCCTTCGAATACCATTCTGATTAAAACCATATCGGCTAAAACGCTCGGAATGTTGGTCGCCATGTATGAGCATAAAACCTATGTGGAAAGTGTGATCTGGGAGATAAATCCTTTTGATCAATGGGGTGTGGAGCTCGGAAAATTAATTGCAAAAGAAACCTATAATGCCATCAAAGACCAGCCGTTGGCAGACAGTTTCGATAGTTCGACTAAAGGGTTAATTGACAGGGTTGTGAAATGA
- a CDS encoding UDP-glucose dehydrogenase family protein, which produces MRITVFGCELSGLVTAGSLAHTGNEVLAIPVGKAKAEELKQGLLPRDEPGLDQLIASQVKEGRLDFSHDWSEGIQHGEAYFLSMPSWRADKAELVIDAIGQSASKDVLVVNQSTFPIGTADRFEASIKLAFAQRGLVANVAVASMPEFISEGSAISDFSKPSRVVLGCHNEGAIALIKDLMRPFNHVTDQVKIMSTRAAEYTKYAVNALLATRISLVNELANNAEHFNIDIEEVRQGLGSDSRIGFNYLFPGCGFGGPSFAADVQALVGTFESKGYDADLLKAVLQNNETQKEVMFRKAWRFFKNDLRGLKVAVWGLSFKPNTATVDNAPSVKTIEALVAQGAEVVAYDPKANSAFKDYWGDQSGVTLVTEMYDALEQADALMVLTEWRRFWSPDYVRMFELMKRPIIFDGRNIYEHEVLVDHGFRHFGVGRGEVV; this is translated from the coding sequence ATGAGAATTACAGTTTTTGGATGTGAGTTAAGTGGACTTGTCACGGCAGGCTCTTTGGCGCACACAGGTAACGAGGTTTTAGCCATTCCAGTCGGAAAGGCGAAAGCGGAAGAATTGAAACAGGGGCTCTTGCCGAGAGATGAACCCGGTCTTGATCAATTAATCGCAAGCCAAGTAAAAGAAGGTCGGCTGGATTTTTCTCATGATTGGTCAGAAGGGATTCAACATGGAGAAGCGTACTTTCTCAGTATGCCTTCTTGGCGAGCAGACAAAGCAGAGCTGGTCATTGATGCAATCGGACAGTCGGCTTCAAAGGATGTCTTGGTTGTAAATCAAAGCACTTTTCCTATTGGAACGGCGGATCGTTTCGAAGCAAGCATTAAGTTAGCCTTTGCGCAAAGAGGGCTGGTTGCAAACGTTGCGGTTGCTTCAATGCCCGAGTTTATCAGTGAAGGTTCTGCTATCAGTGATTTTTCCAAACCCTCGCGTGTTGTTTTAGGTTGTCATAATGAGGGCGCTATTGCTTTGATCAAAGACTTGATGCGGCCTTTTAATCATGTGACGGATCAAGTCAAAATCATGTCGACTCGAGCCGCTGAATACACCAAGTATGCGGTGAATGCACTTTTAGCCACTCGAATCAGTTTGGTGAATGAACTGGCGAATAATGCCGAGCATTTTAATATTGATATTGAAGAAGTCCGTCAGGGCTTAGGCTCGGATTCAAGGATTGGGTTTAATTATTTGTTTCCAGGATGTGGTTTTGGTGGCCCGAGCTTTGCGGCCGATGTGCAGGCGTTAGTCGGCACTTTTGAGTCAAAAGGCTACGATGCAGACCTATTGAAAGCGGTATTACAAAACAATGAAACACAAAAAGAAGTGATGTTTAGAAAAGCTTGGCGATTCTTCAAAAATGATTTGAGAGGTTTAAAGGTTGCTGTCTGGGGGTTGTCATTTAAACCGAATACCGCAACAGTGGATAATGCACCGAGTGTTAAAACGATTGAAGCGCTCGTGGCACAAGGAGCTGAAGTGGTGGCTTATGACCCAAAAGCCAATAGCGCTTTTAAAGATTACTGGGGTGACCAATCAGGTGTGACTTTAGTAACAGAAATGTACGACGCACTAGAGCAAGCAGATGCATTAATGGTGTTAACTGAATGGCGGCGTTTTTGGAGTCCGGATTATGTCAGGATGTTTGAATTGATGAAGCGGCCTATCATTTTCGATGGTCGCAATATTTATGAACATGAAGTCCTAGTCGATCATGGCTTTAGACACTTTGGTGTTGGGCGAGGTGAAGTCGTTTAA
- the pssA gene encoding CDP-diacylglycerol--serine O-phosphatidyltransferase gives MSDMKPFEKGIYLLPNLMTTLALFAGFYAVIAGMNGQFELGAIAIFVAMIFDGLDGRVARMTNSCSAFGAEYDSLADMVSFGLAPALLVYQWALHDFGKLGWLVAFIFTVGAALRLARFNTQVGIADKRYFQGLPSPAAAALLAGFVWMIETNNIHTGLESLMVLVLTVVSGLMMVSNIRFSSFKELNLKDKVPFVTLLIVVLVFVVITIKPAMILFVVFFGYLLSGPIVTLRVIQQKRAMRRQAKKETKSAEPTSDKTTSTETEASNYAENKE, from the coding sequence ATGAGTGATATGAAACCATTTGAAAAAGGCATTTACCTCCTTCCCAACTTAATGACAACGCTTGCTTTGTTTGCTGGATTCTACGCCGTAATTGCGGGGATGAACGGCCAGTTCGAGTTAGGCGCCATTGCTATTTTTGTCGCGATGATCTTTGACGGCTTGGATGGACGAGTTGCGCGCATGACAAATTCTTGTAGTGCTTTTGGCGCAGAATATGACAGTCTGGCAGATATGGTTTCTTTTGGATTGGCACCGGCGTTATTGGTTTATCAATGGGCTTTGCACGACTTTGGTAAGCTAGGGTGGTTGGTTGCGTTTATTTTTACTGTTGGGGCTGCATTGCGTTTGGCTCGGTTCAATACTCAAGTCGGGATTGCCGATAAACGTTATTTTCAAGGGCTACCGAGTCCTGCGGCGGCGGCACTGTTGGCCGGGTTCGTGTGGATGATTGAAACCAACAATATTCATACTGGATTGGAATCCTTAATGGTGTTGGTTTTGACAGTCGTTTCAGGGTTGATGATGGTTAGTAATATTCGATTCAGTTCTTTCAAGGAGTTGAATTTAAAGGATAAGGTTCCATTTGTTACTTTGTTAATCGTGGTCTTAGTGTTTGTGGTTATCACGATTAAACCGGCTATGATTTTATTTGTCGTCTTTTTCGGCTATTTATTATCCGGTCCTATTGTGACACTTAGGGTGATACAACAAAAACGTGCTATGCGTCGGCAAGCAAAAAAAGAGACAAAATCAGCCGAACCAACCTCAGATAAAACTACTAGCACTGAGACTGAAGCCTCTAATTACGCAGAAAATAAAGAGTAG
- a CDS encoding 2-isopropylmalate synthase, translating into MKEELVIFDTTLRDGEQSPGASMTKEEKIRIAKQLEKLRVNVIEAGFPAASQGDFESVQAVASAIKDSTVCGLARAVENDIVRAGEAIKPANSGRIHTFIATSPIHMEKKLKMSPDEVVERAVWAVKRARDFTDNVEFSPEDAGRSDLDFLCRVIEAAIDAGATTINIPDTVGYNVPEQFGELFHQLLNRIPNADKAIFSAHCHNDLGLAVANSLAAVKSGARQVECTINGLGERAGNTALEEVVMAVRTRQDWFDVDTRIHTPEILAASRLVAGITGFAVQPNKAIVGTNAFSHESGIHQDGVLKHRETYEIMRAEDVGWSTNKMVLGKHSGRSAFRSRLKELGIEFETEQELSDAFIGFKELADRKHEIYDEDIQALVTDNNTRRVENETFRLVALKVGTQTGDAPTAEITLWIDGEEKTASSEGGGVVDATFKAIEKLVSSGATLELYSVSNVTNGTDSLGETTVRMEKAGRIVNGQGADTDIVTASAKAYINALNKLLDMGSKEHPQAPV; encoded by the coding sequence ATGAAAGAAGAATTGGTTATATTTGATACGACGCTAAGGGATGGAGAGCAAAGTCCTGGCGCTTCGATGACCAAGGAAGAAAAAATTCGCATAGCCAAACAACTTGAAAAATTGCGTGTTAATGTGATTGAGGCAGGCTTCCCCGCTGCAAGTCAGGGAGATTTTGAGTCGGTTCAAGCGGTGGCTTCTGCGATTAAAGACTCTACAGTCTGTGGCTTGGCACGAGCCGTTGAAAATGACATTGTGAGAGCGGGGGAAGCTATTAAGCCAGCTAATTCAGGGCGTATCCATACTTTTATTGCAACGTCTCCGATTCACATGGAGAAAAAATTAAAAATGTCACCCGATGAGGTGGTGGAACGCGCTGTTTGGGCTGTAAAACGTGCACGTGATTTTACCGATAATGTTGAATTCTCTCCCGAAGATGCGGGGCGCTCCGATTTAGATTTCTTATGTCGAGTGATTGAGGCGGCGATTGACGCGGGCGCGACCACCATCAATATTCCGGATACCGTTGGGTATAATGTTCCGGAGCAGTTTGGTGAATTGTTTCATCAATTATTAAATCGAATTCCAAACGCAGATAAAGCCATTTTTTCAGCTCACTGTCATAACGATTTAGGACTTGCTGTGGCAAATTCATTGGCAGCCGTTAAATCAGGCGCTAGACAGGTTGAGTGTACTATTAATGGATTGGGTGAGCGAGCTGGAAATACTGCGCTTGAAGAGGTGGTAATGGCCGTGAGAACCAGGCAAGACTGGTTTGATGTCGATACGCGTATTCATACCCCTGAAATTTTAGCCGCATCACGTTTAGTAGCGGGGATCACCGGGTTTGCAGTTCAGCCGAATAAAGCGATTGTTGGAACCAATGCTTTTTCACATGAATCAGGTATTCACCAAGATGGTGTTTTAAAACATCGTGAAACCTATGAAATTATGCGAGCGGAAGACGTGGGTTGGAGTACCAATAAAATGGTGCTCGGGAAGCATTCTGGACGCAGCGCTTTTCGTTCGCGTTTAAAAGAACTGGGAATCGAATTTGAAACGGAACAAGAACTAAGTGATGCGTTTATCGGCTTTAAAGAACTGGCCGATCGTAAACATGAGATTTATGATGAAGATATTCAGGCCTTGGTGACGGATAATAATACCCGACGAGTAGAGAATGAAACATTTCGTTTGGTGGCGCTGAAAGTAGGAACCCAAACTGGGGATGCTCCGACAGCTGAAATTACACTCTGGATTGACGGAGAAGAAAAAACCGCTTCTTCAGAAGGGGGCGGTGTCGTGGATGCCACTTTCAAAGCGATTGAAAAGTTAGTCAGTTCTGGAGCAACTCTGGAATTGTATTCGGTCAGTAATGTGACGAATGGCACCGATTCTTTGGGTGAAACAACCGTTCGAATGGAGAAAGCAGGGCGTATTGTGAATGGTCAAGGGGCGGATACTGATATTGTGACAGCGTCAGCCAAGGCTTATATTAATGCGCTAAACAAATTGCTTGATATGGGCAGTAAAGAGCATCCGCAGGCGCCCGTATAA
- the rimI gene encoding ribosomal protein S18-alanine N-acetyltransferase produces the protein MFSYFRTMTSSDLSWVLSVEQQSYDYPWSEQGFEKALDDGLAYLLCDLDHRPLGYACFLTVLDEAHLLNFCVAPKYARQGIGYAAMLALIEYFKSADYHIMLLEVRESNSAVNLYKKLGFEENGIRPNYYKTLVYQEGELVQGREDAILMSLNLMDQE, from the coding sequence GTGTTTAGTTATTTTCGCACGATGACTTCATCAGACTTAAGTTGGGTCTTAAGTGTTGAGCAGCAATCCTACGATTACCCTTGGAGTGAGCAAGGGTTTGAAAAAGCATTGGATGATGGGCTGGCGTATTTATTATGTGACCTTGATCATCGTCCTTTAGGGTACGCTTGTTTTTTAACGGTCTTGGATGAGGCGCACCTTTTAAACTTTTGTGTCGCACCTAAATATGCCCGACAAGGGATTGGGTATGCCGCAATGCTTGCACTTATTGAGTATTTTAAATCGGCAGATTATCACATCATGTTGCTGGAAGTTCGTGAGTCGAATTCGGCGGTGAACCTGTATAAAAAGTTAGGGTTTGAAGAAAATGGAATTCGTCCTAACTATTATAAGACTCTGGTCTACCAAGAAGGTGAGTTAGTTCAGGGTAGAGAAGATGCGATTTTGATGTCGTTAAATTTGATGGATCAAGAATAA
- a CDS encoding inositol monophosphatase family protein: protein MHPILNIATIAAKEAGEFIANQLNNIDRISIEEKGRNDYVSEVDKHAEQIIIDTIRKYYPEHSIKAEESGHHKTDSDFEWIIDPLDGTTNFLHQFPQFAVSIAVTEKGRLTHGVVYDPLKDELFSASRGEGARLNNYRIRVSEQKTLQNALMATGIPYYDFDYVDAYLESLKQFMLSTAGIRRAGSAALDLAYVACGRVDGYWELKLKPWDIAAGALIVMEAGGLVTDFKGGNNFLESGNLIAANGKMLKEMAKIIGQTIPEEYRR, encoded by the coding sequence ATGCATCCTATTTTAAATATTGCCACCATCGCAGCTAAAGAAGCCGGTGAATTCATTGCAAACCAGCTTAATAACATTGATCGTATCAGTATTGAAGAAAAAGGGCGCAACGACTATGTCAGTGAAGTTGACAAGCATGCTGAACAAATCATTATCGATACCATACGTAAATATTACCCTGAACACAGCATAAAAGCAGAAGAAAGTGGGCACCATAAAACCGATTCTGACTTTGAATGGATTATCGACCCATTAGATGGTACAACCAATTTCCTGCACCAGTTTCCACAATTTGCTGTGTCGATTGCAGTGACCGAGAAAGGGCGTTTAACGCATGGGGTAGTTTATGATCCTCTAAAAGATGAGTTATTCTCTGCTTCACGCGGTGAAGGCGCACGTTTAAATAATTATCGTATTCGTGTCAGTGAACAAAAAACGCTGCAAAATGCTCTAATGGCAACCGGCATTCCTTATTACGACTTTGACTATGTTGATGCCTACCTAGAAAGCTTAAAACAATTTATGCTGAGCACAGCTGGTATCCGTCGCGCAGGGTCGGCAGCTTTAGACTTAGCCTATGTTGCCTGCGGTCGTGTCGATGGTTACTGGGAACTTAAACTCAAACCATGGGATATTGCAGCTGGCGCATTAATCGTTATGGAAGCAGGCGGATTGGTCACTGATTTTAAAGGTGGCAATAACTTTCTTGAATCCGGCAATCTAATTGCTGCAAACGGGAAAATGTTAAAGGAAATGGCTAAAATTATTGGGCAGACCATCCCAGAAGAATACCGTCGATAG